A genomic window from Klebsiella quasipneumoniae subsp. quasipneumoniae includes:
- a CDS encoding anaerobic sulfatase maturase, with translation MLNIAALRQQQIPLAAEPRSPVPFHILMKPIGPACNLACRYCYYPQDETPVNKMDEARLEQFIRRYIAAQPAGAREINFVWQGGEPLLAGLSFYKKALALQARYAPDGVTISNSLQTNGTLINDAWCRLFREHRFIIGLSLEGSETLQDQHRPDKRGRATWPAALRGIDLLHQHQVEFNLLVVVHNEMAAHAAAIYDRVVSLGARYLQFQPLMSEGAALREGYQLSADNWGRFMVGIWRQWQKRCDKGRVFVINIEQAWAQYFTHTSGSCVHSARCGSNLVMEPDGELYACDHLINAEHRLGRLDEQTLAAAVDASVQLPFGQQKSLRRECQTCAVKMVCQGGCPAHLNAAGNNRLCGGYYRFFSEILAPVRPFSRDLQGLQAWRAAFVGAAHPA, from the coding sequence ATGCTGAATATCGCCGCCCTGCGCCAGCAGCAAATTCCGCTGGCCGCTGAGCCGCGCTCGCCGGTGCCGTTTCATATTCTGATGAAGCCGATTGGCCCCGCCTGCAATCTCGCCTGCCGCTACTGCTATTACCCACAGGATGAAACGCCGGTCAACAAGATGGACGAGGCGCGGCTGGAGCAGTTTATCCGCCGCTATATCGCCGCCCAGCCCGCCGGCGCGCGGGAAATCAACTTTGTCTGGCAGGGCGGCGAGCCGCTGCTGGCCGGCCTGAGCTTCTACAAAAAAGCGCTCGCCCTGCAGGCGCGTTATGCCCCCGACGGCGTCACCATCAGCAACAGCCTGCAGACCAACGGCACGCTGATCAACGACGCCTGGTGCCGGCTGTTTCGCGAGCATCGCTTTATTATCGGCTTGAGCCTCGAAGGCAGCGAAACGCTACAGGACCAGCATCGTCCGGATAAACGCGGCCGGGCCACCTGGCCGGCGGCGCTGCGCGGCATCGACCTTCTCCACCAGCATCAGGTGGAGTTTAACCTGCTGGTGGTGGTGCATAACGAGATGGCGGCGCACGCGGCGGCGATTTATGACCGGGTGGTCAGCCTCGGCGCGCGCTATCTGCAGTTTCAGCCGCTGATGAGCGAAGGCGCAGCGCTGCGCGAGGGCTATCAGCTGAGCGCCGATAACTGGGGGCGTTTTATGGTCGGCATCTGGCGGCAGTGGCAGAAGCGCTGCGACAAGGGGCGGGTGTTCGTCATCAATATCGAGCAGGCGTGGGCGCAGTACTTCACCCACACCAGCGGCAGCTGCGTGCACAGCGCCCGCTGCGGCAGCAATCTGGTGATGGAGCCCGACGGAGAGCTCTACGCCTGCGATCATCTGATCAACGCCGAACATCGGCTGGGCCGCCTCGATGAGCAGACGCTCGCCGCCGCGGTCGACGCCTCGGTGCAACTGCCTTTCGGTCAGCAGAAAAGCCTGCGCCGCGAATGCCAGACCTGCGCGGTCAAAATGGTCTGCCAGGGCGGCTGTCCGGCGCATCTCAACGCCGCGGGCAACAACCGCCTCTGCGGCGGCTACTACCGCTTCTTTAGCGAAATTCTTGCGCCCGTGCGCCCCTTTTCCCGCGACCTTCAAGGACTGCAAGCCTGGCGGGCCGCGTTTGTCGGGGCCGCGCATCCGGCGTAG
- a CDS encoding SDR family NAD(P)-dependent oxidoreductase — protein MARVVVITGGGTGIGAACARLMRAAGDRVFITGRREAPLRAVADETGATALMGDAADGEAWRQRLLPAILDQAGGIDVLICSAGGMGNSPAADTSDRQWREALDGNLTSAFASVRACLPSLIARRGNVLFIASIASLAAGPQACGYVTAKHALIGLMRSVARDYGPQGVRANAVCPGWVTTPMADEEMLPLMQAEGLSLTEAYQRVCRDVPLRRPASPEEIAEACQFLCSPQAAIISGATLVADGGASIVDVPTLAFA, from the coding sequence ATGGCGAGAGTCGTGGTGATCACCGGCGGCGGAACCGGAATTGGCGCCGCCTGCGCGCGGCTGATGCGCGCCGCGGGCGACCGGGTGTTTATTACCGGACGGCGCGAGGCGCCATTGCGGGCGGTCGCCGATGAGACCGGCGCCACGGCGCTGATGGGCGATGCCGCCGACGGCGAGGCGTGGCGCCAACGGCTGCTGCCGGCCATTCTCGACCAGGCCGGCGGTATTGATGTCCTCATCTGCAGCGCCGGCGGGATGGGCAACAGCCCCGCCGCCGATACCAGCGACCGCCAGTGGCGCGAGGCGCTGGACGGCAATCTCACCAGCGCCTTCGCCAGCGTTCGCGCCTGCCTGCCCTCGCTGATTGCCCGCCGCGGCAACGTGCTGTTTATCGCCTCCATCGCCTCGCTGGCCGCCGGTCCGCAGGCCTGCGGCTACGTCACCGCCAAACACGCCTTAATCGGCCTGATGCGCTCCGTCGCCCGCGATTACGGCCCGCAGGGGGTGCGCGCCAACGCCGTCTGCCCCGGCTGGGTCACCACGCCGATGGCGGATGAAGAGATGCTCCCGCTGATGCAGGCGGAAGGGTTGTCGCTGACTGAGGCGTATCAGCGGGTCTGTCGCGACGTTCCGCTGCGCCGACCCGCCAGCCCCGAGGAGATAGCCGAGGCCTGTCAGTTTCTCTGTTCGCCGCAGGCCGCCATCATCAGCGGCGCTACGCTGGTCGCCGACGGCGGCGCCAGTATCGTCGATGTTCCCACTCTGGCGTTTGCCTAA
- a CDS encoding MFS transporter, giving the protein MSSTPLTEHALSRPAGLVVSLRLLAAIVIFAAIAPGILMTAPAVAAQLASEWQLKPGQIGWLFSAELGAMSLATLPAWWWMSRLDWRRVALTAGVVFLTANLASAAVTQYETLLAVRFLASLAGGTLMILCISCAAGTSNPSRVYAFWVLGQLLLGMLGLLVLPGLFASFGLKVVYLILAAIMLCCLPLVSAFPPRFQPLSVSRQQPPTALWRQALAVLAVLTFYISLSAVWTFIGTLGAAAGLSPTQVGLVLAAATVCGIIGAGGAALRGTRRADRLPVWLGYGLLILSVGLLIGQPLLARYAIAALLFKFTWTFVLPFILARVAGLDNNGRLMNSINLVIGGGMAAGPALAGALLQHFASADPLLLAAGGCALLSLILIAAASAAGKGLANGRIE; this is encoded by the coding sequence ATGTCAAGTACCCCTCTCACTGAACATGCGCTTTCCCGGCCCGCCGGGCTGGTCGTGTCCCTGCGTTTGCTGGCGGCGATTGTGATTTTCGCCGCAATTGCGCCGGGTATTCTGATGACCGCGCCGGCGGTGGCGGCGCAGCTGGCCAGCGAATGGCAGCTAAAACCCGGCCAGATCGGCTGGTTGTTCTCGGCGGAACTGGGGGCGATGAGCCTGGCGACGCTGCCGGCGTGGTGGTGGATGAGTCGCCTCGACTGGCGGCGGGTCGCCCTGACGGCCGGGGTTGTGTTTCTGACAGCCAATCTCGCCTCGGCGGCGGTGACCCAGTATGAGACGCTGCTGGCGGTGCGCTTTCTCGCCTCGCTGGCCGGCGGCACGCTGATGATTCTGTGCATCAGCTGCGCGGCGGGAACCTCGAACCCGTCGCGAGTCTACGCCTTCTGGGTGCTTGGGCAACTGCTGCTGGGGATGCTTGGCCTGCTGGTGCTGCCCGGGCTGTTTGCCAGCTTTGGCCTCAAGGTGGTCTATCTGATCCTCGCCGCCATTATGCTCTGCTGCCTGCCGCTGGTGTCGGCTTTCCCACCGCGCTTTCAACCGTTGTCCGTCTCGCGACAGCAGCCGCCGACGGCGCTGTGGCGTCAGGCGCTGGCGGTCCTCGCGGTGCTGACCTTCTATATCAGCCTTAGCGCGGTGTGGACTTTTATCGGCACCCTCGGCGCGGCGGCGGGCCTGAGCCCGACGCAGGTCGGCCTGGTGCTGGCGGCGGCGACGGTCTGCGGCATTATCGGCGCGGGGGGCGCGGCCCTGCGCGGCACCCGGCGGGCCGATCGTTTGCCGGTGTGGCTGGGCTACGGCCTGCTGATCCTCAGCGTCGGGCTGCTGATCGGCCAGCCGCTGCTGGCGCGCTACGCCATCGCGGCGCTGCTGTTTAAGTTCACCTGGACCTTCGTGCTGCCTTTTATTCTCGCCCGCGTCGCCGGGCTCGATAACAACGGCCGGCTGATGAACAGCATTAATCTGGTGATCGGCGGCGGCATGGCGGCCGGTCCGGCATTAGCCGGGGCTTTACTGCAGCATTTTGCCAGCGCCGATCCGCTGCTGCTGGCGGCAGGGGGCT
- a CDS encoding helix-turn-helix transcriptional regulator — MSALLKASRNDAIIARCLQTISQLIPLSSAVFYRVNNRLKPENYILHNISDNTHQQYLENFQPLDPLLPSRFSHQNTTMAAMTPRLCDRNRHYYHEFMLPNNVRDMTEIFIRRERRIVAGISLMRDVPFSSEERHRAQAVLPLVELAIRDCLQDEDDLPAILTAKEREIVGMVREGASNKLIARRLDISLSTVKTHLRNIFAKTEVVNRTELVSRTWMPAAQRTLHL; from the coding sequence ATGTCTGCTTTGTTAAAAGCCAGCCGTAATGATGCGATAATAGCCCGTTGTTTACAGACTATTTCCCAGTTAATTCCACTGTCTTCGGCGGTATTTTATCGAGTAAATAATCGGTTAAAACCCGAAAACTATATATTGCATAATATTTCTGATAATACGCACCAACAATATCTGGAAAACTTCCAGCCGCTGGATCCGTTGCTGCCGTCGCGCTTTAGCCACCAGAACACCACCATGGCGGCGATGACGCCGCGCCTCTGCGACCGCAACCGGCATTATTATCATGAATTTATGTTGCCGAATAATGTGCGCGACATGACCGAGATCTTTATTCGCCGCGAGCGGCGGATCGTCGCCGGTATCTCGCTGATGCGCGACGTGCCTTTCTCCAGCGAAGAGCGTCATCGGGCCCAGGCGGTGCTGCCGCTGGTGGAGCTGGCGATCCGCGACTGCCTGCAGGACGAAGATGACCTGCCCGCCATCCTGACGGCCAAAGAGCGGGAAATCGTCGGCATGGTGCGCGAAGGGGCCAGCAATAAGCTGATTGCCCGCCGGCTGGATATCTCGCTCTCGACGGTGAAAACGCACCTGCGCAATATTTTCGCCAAGACCGAAGTGGTCAATCGTACTGAACTCGTTTCCCGAACCTGGATGCCGGCCGCTCAGCGTACGCTGCATCTGTGA
- a CDS encoding arylsulfatase has product MNKTAMAAAVSVILAGGAHAAQQERPNVIVIIADDMGYSDISPFGGEIPTPNLQAMAEQGMRMSQYYTSPMSAPARSMLLTGNSNQQAGMGGMWWYDSTIGKEGYELRLTDRVTTMAERFKDAGYNTLMAGKWHLGFVPGATPKDRGFNHAFAFMGGGTSHFNDAIPLGTVEAFHTYYTRDGERVSLPDDFYSSEAYARQMNSWIKDTPQDQPVFAWLAFTAPHDPLQAPDEWIKRFKGQYEQGYAEVYRQRIARLKALGIIHDNTPLPHLELDKEWDALTPEQQKYTAKVMQVYAAMIANMDAQIGTLMETLKQTGRDKNTLLVFLTDNGANPAQGFYYESTPEFWKQFDNSYDNIGRKGSFVSYGPHWANVSNAPYANYHKTTSAQGGINTDFMIAGPGITRHGKIDASTMAVYDVAPTLYEFAGIDPNKSLAKKPVLPMIGVSFKRYLTGEVQQPPRGNYGVELHHQAAWVDGEWKLRRLVPRGFTAGDAPWQLFNLHDDPLETHDVAAQHPDRVKAMSEAYEAFARRTMVTRAQGKMIDYVGIDSKTGRYLAVDPATMKPVPAPQAIPVSELH; this is encoded by the coding sequence GTGAATAAAACAGCCATGGCCGCGGCGGTCAGTGTCATCCTCGCCGGCGGCGCGCACGCCGCGCAGCAGGAGCGTCCGAACGTCATCGTCATTATCGCCGATGATATGGGCTACTCGGACATTAGCCCCTTCGGCGGCGAGATCCCCACCCCCAACCTGCAGGCGATGGCCGAGCAGGGGATGCGCATGAGCCAGTATTACACCTCGCCGATGTCGGCCCCGGCGCGCTCCATGCTGCTCACCGGCAACAGCAACCAGCAGGCCGGGATGGGCGGCATGTGGTGGTATGACAGCACTATTGGCAAGGAGGGCTACGAGCTGCGGCTGACCGACCGCGTCACCACCATGGCCGAGCGCTTTAAAGACGCGGGGTATAACACTCTGATGGCCGGCAAGTGGCACCTCGGTTTTGTTCCCGGCGCCACGCCGAAGGACCGCGGCTTTAACCACGCTTTCGCCTTTATGGGCGGCGGCACCAGCCATTTTAACGACGCTATTCCGCTGGGTACCGTTGAAGCGTTTCACACCTACTACACCCGCGACGGCGAGCGCGTCTCCCTGCCGGACGATTTCTACTCCAGCGAGGCCTACGCCCGGCAGATGAACAGCTGGATTAAAGACACACCGCAGGACCAACCGGTCTTCGCCTGGCTGGCCTTTACCGCCCCGCACGACCCGCTGCAGGCGCCTGACGAATGGATCAAGCGCTTCAAAGGCCAGTATGAGCAGGGCTACGCCGAGGTCTATCGCCAGCGTATCGCCCGCCTGAAAGCGCTGGGGATTATCCATGACAACACCCCGCTCCCGCACCTTGAGCTGGATAAAGAGTGGGACGCGCTGACCCCGGAGCAGCAGAAATATACCGCGAAAGTGATGCAGGTCTACGCGGCGATGATCGCCAATATGGACGCGCAGATCGGCACCCTGATGGAAACGCTGAAGCAAACCGGTCGAGATAAAAACACCCTGCTGGTGTTCTTAACCGACAACGGCGCCAACCCGGCGCAGGGCTTCTACTACGAATCCACCCCGGAATTCTGGAAGCAGTTTGACAACAGCTATGACAACATTGGCCGCAAAGGCTCGTTTGTCTCCTACGGCCCGCACTGGGCCAACGTCAGCAACGCCCCTTACGCCAACTATCACAAAACCACCAGCGCTCAGGGCGGCATTAACACCGACTTTATGATCGCCGGTCCCGGGATTACCCGCCACGGTAAAATCGACGCCTCGACGATGGCGGTGTATGACGTGGCGCCGACCCTGTATGAATTCGCCGGTATCGACCCGAACAAATCGCTGGCGAAGAAGCCGGTGCTGCCGATGATCGGCGTCAGCTTTAAGCGCTATCTCACCGGCGAAGTGCAGCAGCCACCGCGCGGGAACTACGGCGTCGAGCTGCATCATCAGGCGGCGTGGGTCGATGGCGAATGGAAGCTGCGGCGGCTGGTGCCGCGGGGCTTCACCGCCGGCGACGCGCCGTGGCAGCTGTTTAATCTGCACGACGATCCGCTGGAAACTCATGACGTCGCGGCCCAACACCCCGATCGGGTCAAAGCGATGAGCGAAGCCTACGAGGCGTTCGCCAGACGCACCATGGTCACCCGGGCGCAGGGCAAAATGATCGATTACGTCGGCATCGACAGCAAGACCGGACGCTATCTGGCGGTCGACCCCGCCACCATGAAGCCGGTTCCGGCGCCGCAGGCGATCCCGGTGAGCGAGCTCCATTAA